A region of the Clostridia bacterium genome:
CGGCCGGACGGCGGTTATCTTGCTGTAGCTCTGGAAACATGCAAAAAAATACTTAATTCAGGTGAAATTATCCCGGGAAACGGTATAATTGTAACTAAGAAAACTTGGCAGGGCTAGGGCCTGCCTAGGGGGCTTATGCGTGCGACCAGTCAACTTGCAATCGGTTTATCAAGCATACCGGCATTTGTCCTTTGAGCAGTTCCAGTTATACATGCATGTCTTCGGTGCCAGGGCGGACCGGCAGTTGGAGATGGAAGATTTATGCGTTTTTATAGAGCTTCTTTATGAGAATATAAAATCCTTGCCGCAGGTGGAGAGACTGATGGACGGCTTTTACCTGGGCTACAGTATCCCCCAGATTTCCAAGGAGTTTGATCTCCTGCGGTTCGGCCACAATTTCTTGTTAAACATCGAACTTAAACACATGGGTACGGAGGAGAAGATTGCCAGGCAGCTGGCCACCAACAGCTATTATTTGAAGGCAGTCAGCAGCGAAGTCTACCTGTTCACTTTCGTGGCGGAAACGAAGAAGATATACAGCCTAGACAAGAACGATAACCTGGTGGAAACTGACCTGCAGGAGTTGATTGCCCGGCTGCAGCAGCAAAGTCTCACCAGGGAACTGGATTTGGACACCCTGTTTGCCCCGAAACAATACCTGGTGTCACCCTTAAATTCCACGGAAAAGTTTATTAATGAAAACTACTTCTTGACCAATGCCCAGCGGCAAATCAAGCAGGAGGTCATGACGGCGCTGCTGGCGGGCCGGGTCAAGACCGTTTTGATAAAAGGCACCTTCGGGACCGGCAAGACTTTGCTCACCTATGACATCGCCCATGAACACATGAAACACGGGCAAGAAGTGATCATCGTCCATAACGGCACTTTGTCCGAGGGGCACCTGACGCTGAGGGATGAATACGGCTGGCGGGTGTATGCCATTAAGGATTTTTACGACAACTATTCCTCTCTCGTGAAAGACAGGGTCGATCTCATTGTGTTTGATGAAGCCCAGCGAACCTATACCCACCAGTTGACGGAAATCCTGGACTTTTTGCGGGCCCAGCCGGTGAAATGTATTTTTTCTTTTGATCCGGAACAATTCTTTTCCGCCAGCGAGAACCGGGGCCGGTTGATTGATTTGCTGCAGGCCAAGGAGATACCGTACAAAGAGTATCAATTAAGCAAGAAAATCCGGACTAACAAGGAATTGAGCGCCTTTATTCTAAACCTTTTTGACCGGCGGAAAATAAACCGGAATCCGGACCTACGGTATAACAATGTCCATATCCAGTATTTCACCGATGCGGACAACGTGCGGGTTTGTTTGAAGAAGCTGGAGCAGGAAGGGTGGCAGGTGCTCGTCAACACCCCTTCCGGTTACGATGCCGTTTTCTTCGAACCCTATGAAGCCGAATTCAAGCTAAACGCCCAGAAAGTGATCGGGCAAGAGTTCGATAAAGTGGCCGTGGTGATCAATGAATACTTTTATTACAACGAGGAGGGCAAACTGGCGGCCCGGCCTCCTCAAGCCGCGCCGGATTACATGCTGGACAGGATCCTGTACCAAAACGTGACCAGGGCACGGGAAGCGCTGCATATAGTGATTTGCCGCAATCCCATGCTGCTGGAAGCCTGCTCGAAGATTATCAACAAGCAGTATGGACCGAGGGTCTTTGTCCGGCGAAGTAAACAGAAGCCGGTTCGCATACGGGTAACCAAAAAAGGCGAAAGCACCAAAGCTGCCCCGCAGAATTAGGGCAGCTTTCTCGTTCAACGGCCGCGTTATGGCCTTGGTACCGGTCAAGAAAACTAGATGCAACATCGCAAATAAGCCGCGGTAAGCCCCATGTGG
Encoded here:
- a CDS encoding DUF2075 domain-containing protein; this translates as MRPVNLQSVYQAYRHLSFEQFQLYMHVFGARADRQLEMEDLCVFIELLYENIKSLPQVERLMDGFYLGYSIPQISKEFDLLRFGHNFLLNIELKHMGTEEKIARQLATNSYYLKAVSSEVYLFTFVAETKKIYSLDKNDNLVETDLQELIARLQQQSLTRELDLDTLFAPKQYLVSPLNSTEKFINENYFLTNAQRQIKQEVMTALLAGRVKTVLIKGTFGTGKTLLTYDIAHEHMKHGQEVIIVHNGTLSEGHLTLRDEYGWRVYAIKDFYDNYSSLVKDRVDLIVFDEAQRTYTHQLTEILDFLRAQPVKCIFSFDPEQFFSASENRGRLIDLLQAKEIPYKEYQLSKKIRTNKELSAFILNLFDRRKINRNPDLRYNNVHIQYFTDADNVRVCLKKLEQEGWQVLVNTPSGYDAVFFEPYEAEFKLNAQKVIGQEFDKVAVVINEYFYYNEEGKLAARPPQAAPDYMLDRILYQNVTRAREALHIVICRNPMLLEACSKIINKQYGPRVFVRRSKQKPVRIRVTKKGESTKAAPQN